The genomic stretch TTTCAGCAAATCCTTTTTCCGCGAACAACTGCTCGGCAGCATCGAGAATGCGTTCAACGGTTTCCGACTGGGCCATGGCTACTCCGCCTGACAAACACTTGTTTGAAACATACGTTTCACCTTGTGCAATGTCAAGCCTGCAGGTCCGTTTTCCGGCCGGGTAGTCACCCGATTCGTACCTATTTAATCACATCTTCAACGGCCTGTAGGCAGCACTATCCCCGGCCTTTGCCAGGAACGACGGATGACCGTCCGGCGGAGTCGGCAAAAACGGTGATTGCCAAGTGCAGTTCACTGTATATAATCCCAGTCACTGTATAAAAAGACAGAGCGATCAACATGCTAAAACTGACGCCACGCCAAGCTGAGATTCTCGCCTTTATCAAGCGCTGCCTCGACGATAATGGCTATCCGCCAACCCGGGCAGAAATTGCCCTGGAGTTGGGGTTCAAATCCCCCAATGCTGCCGAAGAACACCTGAAGGCCCTTGCCCGCAAGGGCGCGATCGAAATGACCCCGGGGGCATCCCGTGGCATTCGCATCCCAGGCTTCGAAGCCAAGGCTGACGAATCGACGCTGCCGATCATCGGCCGGGTCGCCGCCGGCGCGCCGATTCTTGCACAACAGCACGTCGAAGAGTCCTGCAATATCAACCCAACCTTCTTCCATCCTCGAGCCGACTACCTGCTGCGGGTCCATGGCATGAGCATGAAGGATGTGGGCATCTTCGACGGCGACCTGCTGGCCGTCCACACCACCCGCGAAGCACGCAACGGCCAGATCGTCGTGGCCCGCATTGGCGACGAAGTGACGGTCAAGCGCTTCAAGCGCGAAGGCAGCAAAGTCTGGCTCTTGGCAGAAAACCCCGAGTTTTCGCCGATTGAAGTCAACCTGAAGGATCAGGACCTGGTGATCGAAGGCTTGAGTGTCGGCGTTATTCGCCGCTAACGGAGGCATCATGCAGTTCCCATATGCGCAACAACATACACAACTGCCACTGTTTGAGGCCTTTTTGGCCCAGCCACTTGCACCTATCCTCAGCGACGCGGTGGAGTCCCCATGGACCGCCCCTGCCGAACCGGAGGTCTTCAGTGAATTGTCGTTGCGCGGCGCTGCCGGGAACTGCCTGAGCTTGCTAGCACCGATCCTGCGTGAACTGAGCGAGGAACAGGACGCCCGCTGGCTGACCCTGATCGCCCCACCCTCCAGCCTGACCCAGGTCTGGCTGCGGGATGCAGGCCTGAACCGCGAGCGTATCCTGCTGCTGCAACCACGCGGCACCCAAAGCGCCCAGCAACTGACCTGCGAAGCGTTGCGCCTTGGGCGTAGCCACACCGTCGTCAGCTGGCTGAACCCGCTGAACGCTTCGGCCAAGCAGCAGTTGATCAACGCCGCGCGCGCAGGCGATGCACAAAGCTTGAATATTCGTTTGGGATAAGCCCGAGACTGACGTGCAACGCGTTATCGGGAGTGGCACAGATCGTCCGATTGCAGCCTGACACCAGGTCAGTGCCTGCGACGGACGCAAGGCTTCTACAGAATTGAGAAGCCGATTGAGCATTTGAATCTTAAAAAACGACAAACGGACTCAGTGAAGAACCCGTGGACCGTCGTCTTTTTCTGGCTCGCCTTCAGCCAAGCGACCCGCCATCTGCACACCCACGCTCAACATGGCTTTTGCCACTTCCACATGCTGGCCTTGCAGGAACGCCTTGGCGTCCTCGGAAAAGTCCAAAGTCACCAGAGAACCCTCGTCCTCAGCCCTGCGCAGCTCAATTCGGCCGTCGGGCAATTCAACAATTTCCAGAAAGGACGTTGGCATAAAAATCTGTTCTCCACGAAAGGCCGACATTATATCAGTCATCAACGCGGCCTAGCTCAGGATCTGAACAGCTTTCTTTGCGGCTTGATGAATGGTCTGCAGGATCTGGCTTGCCAGC from Pseudomonas fluorescens encodes the following:
- the sulA gene encoding SOS-induced cell division inhibitor SulA; this encodes MQFPYAQQHTQLPLFEAFLAQPLAPILSDAVESPWTAPAEPEVFSELSLRGAAGNCLSLLAPILRELSEEQDARWLTLIAPPSSLTQVWLRDAGLNRERILLLQPRGTQSAQQLTCEALRLGRSHTVVSWLNPLNASAKQQLINAARAGDAQSLNIRLG
- the lexA gene encoding transcriptional repressor LexA; this encodes MLKLTPRQAEILAFIKRCLDDNGYPPTRAEIALELGFKSPNAAEEHLKALARKGAIEMTPGASRGIRIPGFEAKADESTLPIIGRVAAGAPILAQQHVEESCNINPTFFHPRADYLLRVHGMSMKDVGIFDGDLLAVHTTREARNGQIVVARIGDEVTVKRFKREGSKVWLLAENPEFSPIEVNLKDQDLVIEGLSVGVIRR